One region of Drosophila teissieri strain GT53w chromosome 2L, Prin_Dtei_1.1, whole genome shotgun sequence genomic DNA includes:
- the LOC122611787 gene encoding ATP-binding cassette sub-family G member 1 produces MTKNDNANLLNDNRLGTAGAGQLKAQIVPAQPKTLQHLPKRPAVDLAFHNLTYRVKEGNRSNAKTILKGVSGRLRSGELTAIMGPSGAGKSTLLNILSGYKTSSIEGSVTMNGAERNLSAFRKLSAYIMQDNQLHGNLTVQEAMTVATNLKLSKKFSKPEKHSMIDDILLTLSLSEHRYTMTRNLSGGQKKRLSIALELVSNPPIMFFDEPTSGLDSSTCFQCIHLLKMLAAGGRTVICTIHQPSARLFEMFDQLYTLADGQCVYQGSTKQLVPFLSTLNLECPSYHNPASYVIEVSCGEHGDHTRKLVDAIDNGKRDVRSSADYAGLKARNDLVKVQNLKAILDKNDASSVSGRKYEDNLTLNNGLLNGMVNDIVKEGNVSSALVTTNEKGDAMIDVEKSVNCTTALLTEEITSPERYPTSQFHQFWVVLKRTLLFSYRDWTLMYLRLFAHLLVGFLIGALYYDIGNDGAKVLSNLGFLFFNMLFLMYTSMTITILSFPLEMPVLLKENFNRWYSLKSYYLAISVADLPFQAIFCVIYVSIVYYFTSQPWELFRFSMFLSACLLISFVAQSVGLVVGAAMNVQNGVFLAPVMSVPFLLFSGFFVSFDAIPVYLRWITYLSYIRYGFEGTALATYGYGREKLRCFQTYCHFKSPITTLEELDMVNANFTLDIVALIVIFVVLRISAYLFLRWKLKTVR; encoded by the exons ATGACTAAGAACGATAATGCAAATCTGTTGAACGACAACAGACTGGGCACAGCCGGAGCGGGTCAGTTGAAGGCTCAGATAGTGCCCGCCCAGCCAAAGACGCTCCAGCACCTGCCCAAGCGACCAGCGGTGGACCTCGCCTTCCACAACCTGACGTACCGCGTCAAGGAGGGGAACCGCAGCA ATGCCAAGACCATTCTGAAGGGCGTCAGCGGGCGCCTCCGGTCTGGAGAGCTCACCGCCATAATGGGACCATCGGGCGCTGGCAAGAGTACGCTGCTCAACATTTTGTCTGGCTACAA aACGTCGAGCATCGAAGGCAGCGTTACCATGAACGGCGCCGAGCGCAACCTAAGCGCCTTTCGCAAGCTTTCCGCCTACATCATGCAGGACAATCAGCTTCACGGAAACCTTACCGTCCAGGAAGCAATGACTGTGGCAACAAATCTGAAGCTCAGCAAGAAGTTTTCGAAGCCCGAGAAGCATTCCATG ATCGATGACATCTTGCTCACTCTCAGTCTGAGCGAACACCGGTATACCATGACTCGAAACCTGTCCGGCGGTCAGAAAAAGCGACTCTCGATTGCCCTGGAGCTGGTCAGCAATCCTCCCATCATGTTCTTTGATGAACCCACATCCGGCCTGGACAGTTCCACCTGCTTTCAGTGCATTCATCTGCTTAAAATGCTAGCTGCTGGTGGGCGCACTGTTATATGCACCATCCATCAGCCATCCGCTCGTCTCTTTGAGATGTTCGACCAGCTGTACACTCTCGCAGATGGACAGTGCGTCTACCAGGGCAGCACCAAGCAACTGGTGCCCTTCCTGTCTACGCTGAACCTGGAGTGCCCCAGTTACCACAATCCGGCCAGCTACGTGATTGAGGTGTCCTGCGGGGAGCACGGCGACCACACTCGGAAACTGGTCGATGCTATTGACAACGGCAAACGGGACGTTCGTTCCTCAGCGGACTACGCCGGCCTCAAGGCTCGTAACGATTTGGTGAAGGTGCAAAACCTTAAGGCCATTCTGGACAAGAACGACGCCTCAAGTGTCAGCGGGCGCAAGTACGAGGACAACCTCACCTTGAACAACGGCTTGCTCAACGGCATGGTCAACGACATTGTGAAGGAGGGCAACGTTAGCTCTGCCTTGGTCACTACCAACGAAAAGGGAGATGCCATGATCGATGTGGAAAAGTCCGTAAACTGCACAACCGCCTTGCTTACGGAGGAGATAACATCACCCGAGCGATATCCGACCTCGCAGTTCCACCAGTTCTGGGTGGTTCTCAAGCGAACTCTACTCTTCAGTTACCGGGATTGG ACTCTTATGTATCTGCGTTTATTTGCCCATCTGTTGGTTGGATTCCTGATTGGCGCCCTCTACTATGACATTGGCAATGATGGAGCAAAAGTTTTGAGCAACCTGGGATTCCTCTTCTTTAACATGCTTTTCCTCATGTACACATCTATGACTATTACGATCCTATCAT TCCCGCTTGAGATGCCCGTATtgttaaaagaaaactttaaTCGCTGGTACTCGCTAAAGTCCTACTACTTGGCTATATCAGTAGCTGATCTACCGTTTCAA GCTATTTTCTGCGTTATCTACGTGTCGATTGTGTATTACTTCACTTCACAACCTTGGgagcttttccgcttttccatgTTCTTGTCGGCCTGCCTGCTCATCTCATTCGTGGCTCAGTCCGTGGGTCTGGTGGTAGGCGCTGCAATGAACGTCCAGAACGGTGTCTTCCTGGCCCCGGTCATGTCCGTGCCCTTCCTTCTGTTCTCCGGCTTCTTCGTCTCCTTTGACGCTATACCAGTATACTTGAGGTGGATCACATATTTGTCGTACATTCGATACGGTTTCGAGGGCACAGCTCTGGCCACCTACGGATACGGACGTGAGAAGCTGAGGTGCTTCCAAACCTACTGCCATTTCAAATCACCTATTACCACGCTGGAGGAACTGGACATGGTCAACGCTAACTTTACTCTCGACATTGTGGCCCTGATTGTGATCTTCGTGGTGCTGCGCATCTCGGCATACCTGTTCTTGCGCTGGAAGCTGAAGACTGTGCGATAA
- the LOC122625985 gene encoding glutamine synthetase 1, mitochondrial, which translates to MALRVAGLFLKKELVAPATQQLRLLRTSTTTRTQFLANSPNTVLDKSILQRYRNLETPANRVQATYLWIDGTGENIRLKDRVLDKVPSSVNDLPDWQYDGSSTYQAHGENSDTTLKPRAIYRDPFKPGKNDIIVLCDTYSADGKPTPSNKRAAFQAAVDQIGDQDPWFGIEQEYTLLDVDGRPFGWPENGFPAPQGPYYCGVGADRVYARDLVEAHVVACLYAGIDFAGTNAEVMPAQWEFQIGPSGIKACDDLWVSRYILQRIAEEYGVVVTFDPKPMEGQWNGAGAHTNFSTKEMRAEGGIKAIEEAIEKLSKRHERHIKAYDPKEGKDNERRLVGRLETSSIDKFSWGVANRAVSVRVPRGVATAGKGYLEDRRPSSNCDPYAVCNAIIRTCLLNE; encoded by the coding sequence ATGGCACTCCGCGTAGCCGGACTCTTCCTGAAGAAGGAGCTGGTGGCTCCCGCAACGCAGCAGCTGCGTCTGCTGCGTACTAGCACTACGACTCGCACCCAGTTCTTAGCCAACTCCCCCAACACGGTCCTGGACAAGAGCATTCTGCAGCGGTACCGCAACCTGGAAACACCTGCCAATCGGGTGCAGGCCACTTACCTATGGATCGACGGCACCGGTGAGAACATTCGCCTAAAGGATCGCGTCTTGGACAAGGTACCCAGTTCCGTGAACGACTTGCCGGACTGGCAGTACGACGGCAGTTCCACCTACCAGGCCCATGGCGAGAACTCGGACACCACGCTCAAGCCACGCGCCATATACCGCGATCCATTCAAGCCGGGAAAGAACGACATAATCGTCCTGTGCGACACCTACAGCGCCGACGGCAAGCCTACGCCCTCCAACAAGCGTGCCGCGTTCCAGGCAGCAGTTGACCAAATTGGCGACCAGGATCCCTGGTTCGGCATTGAGCAGGAATACACTTTGCTAGACGTGGACGGACGTCCCTTCGGCTGGCCGGAGAACGGTTTCCCAGCCCCACAAGGACCTTACTACTGCGGCGTGGGAGCTGACCGCGTCTACGCCCGCGATCTTGTAGAGGCCCACGTCGTGGCCTGCCTGTACGCTGGGATCGACTTCGCCGGCACCAATGCCGAGGTGATGCCCGCCCAGTGGGAGTTCCAAATTGGACCATCCGGGATCAAGGCCTGTGACGATTTGTGGGTGTCGCGATATATCTTGCAGCGCATAGCTGAGGAGTATGGCGTGGTGGTCACATTCGACCCCAAGCCGATGGAGGGCCAGTGGAACGGAGCCGGCGCACATACCAACTTTTCCACCAAGGAGATGCGTGCCGAGGGCGGAATCAAGGCCATCGAGGAGGCCATCGAGAAGCTGAGCAAGCGCCACGAGCGGCACATTAAGGCATATGACCCCAAGGAAGGCAAAGACAACGAGCGGCGCCTCGTGGGACGTCTGGAGACTTCCAGCATCGATAAGTTCTCCTGGGGCGTGGCCAACCGTGccgtgagtgtgcgagtgccGCGAGGCGTGGCGACGGCCGGTAAAGGATATCTCGAGGACCGGCGGCCAAGCTCCAACTGTGATCCCTACGCCGTGTGCAACGCCATTATCCGCACCTGCCTGCTTAACGAGTAA